A segment of the Flavobacterium azooxidireducens genome:
AGCTTTTCCGCAGATTTGTGTCAATTATTAAAAGCATCAGGTTGTATTGCAGTTTCCGGTGGATTGGAAGTGGCTTCCGATCGATTATTAGAACTCATCAAAAAAGGAGTAACAGTAGAACAAGTGGCTCAAGTAACCCGAAATTTCACCGAATCCGGTATTATGGTGCACGCTTATTTGATGTATGGATATCCAACGCAAACGATTCAAGAAACGGTGGATAGCCTCGAAATGGTGCGACAATTGTTTGAATTAGGCGTTTTACAATCCGGTTTTTGGCATCAATTCGCGATGACGGCTCACAGTCCGGTTGGAATGTTTCCCGAAGAGTTTGGCGTTATTCCACAACAAAACGAAGTTACTTTTGCCAACAACGATATTCAGTTTACAGACAAAACCGGAATTAATCATGACAAATTCAGTTTCGGATTAAAGAAATCACTCTTTAATTATATGCACGGAATTTGTTTTGATTATGAGTTGCAAGAATGGTTCGACTTTAAAATTCCAAAAACAAAAATCGCTCCTGATTATATTATTTCTTGTTTGGAAAAAGAAGAAAATTTCAACACTAAACCAACTTCAAAAATTGTTTGGATAGGAGGAAAGCCATCCGCTGAAAAATTTACAAAATCAAAAAAAGGACAATCGTGGGAAATGATGAAATTGACTTTTCATACCAAAATTGAAACAGTTGAAATTTCATTAGAAAAAGAAAAAGCAATTTGGTTGATGGAAATTCTCGAAAAAATTTCAATCTCTAATTCTAAAACTTTTACTTTTTCACATTTAAAAGAAGATTTTGTAACTCATTTTGAAGATTTCGAATTATTTTGGTATAGTAAAACTATTAAACCTCTTCGAAATGCCGGTTTATTAGTTTTATGAGTTATAATCTTAATGAACCTTAATTTCTTAATAGTTTAAAGAAAGTAAATGTTTAATTTTTGTTCTTGACTATACTAAATTAGCGAAATTCTCAACATTATCCTTTACGAAAACGTTATAAATGTGTATTTTTACCTCATTCAAAAATACACGTATGAATCAAAAATTCAGACTTTCGGTCAATCAAAGTGAAACCTTTGAAAAAACAGAACAAGATCTTTCTCAATTAGATGCGATAGTTACATCATCTTCAGAATTTCACATTCTCCACAATCACAAGCCATTTTCTGCAACAATTACAGAATCCGATTTTCTTAAAAAGACTTATACTGTCGAAGTTAATCAGAATTCTTACACAATCGAAATAGCCAATGAATTAGACATTTTGATTAAAGAAATGGGGTTCGAAGTAGGTAAAACCAAACAAATCAATGCCATTAAAGCTCCTATGCCGGGATTAATTTTAGAAATAAACGTTTTGGTTGGTCAAGAAGTGAAGCAAGGGGATAATTTACTCATTTTAGAAGCGATGAAAATGGAAAATAGTTTTTCATCGCCACGAGATGGAATTATCAAATCGATTGCTGTTGCTAAAGGTGATGCGGTGGATAAAGGACAATTGCTGATTGAGTTTGAATAGAGTCATATTAATAGTATCTAGCTTCAGCTGGATGGAAAAATTAGTAAAATAATGATAAAAAAAATAACAAAAATACTAGTTGCCAATCGGGGAGAAATTGCCATTCGAGTAATGAAAACCGCTCAAAAAATGGGGATAAAAACAGTTGCAGTATATTCCACTATTGATAGAAATGCTCCACATGTAAAATTTGCTGATGAAGCAGTTTGGATTGGCGAATCACCTTCCAATCAATCGTATTTATTGGGAAGTAAAATCATCGAAGTTGCCAAATCATTAGGTGTTGATGCAATTCATCCCGGATACGGATTTTTAAGTGAAAATGCTGCTTTTGCTGAAGAAGCAGAAAAAAAT
Coding sequences within it:
- a CDS encoding acetyl-CoA carboxylase biotin carboxyl carrier protein subunit; protein product: MNQKFRLSVNQSETFEKTEQDLSQLDAIVTSSSEFHILHNHKPFSATITESDFLKKTYTVEVNQNSYTIEIANELDILIKEMGFEVGKTKQINAIKAPMPGLILEINVLVGQEVKQGDNLLILEAMKMENSFSSPRDGIIKSIAVAKGDAVDKGQLLIEFE